In Fluviicola taffensis DSM 16823, the following are encoded in one genomic region:
- a CDS encoding sensor histidine kinase, whose amino-acid sequence MAQQVPSNLGFLLIIASLAMFILALSIIVFAVLYQQKMRRKKQEMVQLELNYKNDLVQAILDAKEIEQRRIAIELHDDIGSSLTALKLSFASLPIDDNERKFLNEGVQISINKIRSLSNRLLPTILEELGLIPAVKSLINTLAQQISNVDFSVIAVNDPKSNSQTREVNLAVYRILQELINNILKYAEATNIEITLEQNEEGIQLSVTDNGIGFIPTKEDKLKSQSLGLKNIESRSQQIDAQIEYELLKPGTKVVLKWKAKEISE is encoded by the coding sequence ATGGCTCAGCAGGTACCGTCTAACTTAGGCTTTTTGTTAATCATTGCTTCTTTGGCGATGTTTATTCTTGCTTTGTCGATTATTGTTTTCGCAGTGCTATATCAACAAAAAATGAGGCGAAAAAAGCAAGAAATGGTTCAGTTGGAATTGAATTACAAAAATGACTTGGTTCAAGCAATTTTGGATGCAAAGGAAATTGAACAGCGCCGAATTGCAATAGAATTACACGATGATATTGGTTCTTCTCTTACTGCTTTGAAACTATCCTTTGCATCCTTGCCAATAGATGATAATGAGCGGAAATTCTTGAACGAAGGAGTACAAATATCAATTAACAAAATTAGAAGTTTATCCAATCGCTTGCTCCCAACAATTTTAGAGGAGTTGGGTCTTATTCCAGCCGTGAAGAGTTTAATAAATACATTGGCACAACAAATATCCAACGTCGATTTTTCGGTTATTGCAGTGAATGATCCAAAAAGTAATTCTCAGACAAGAGAGGTTAATTTGGCCGTTTATCGTATCTTACAAGAGTTAATTAACAATATTCTAAAGTACGCAGAAGCGACAAATATTGAAATAACTTTGGAACAAAATGAAGAGGGGATTCAGTTGAGTGTTACTGACAACGGAATTGGATTCATTCCTACAAAGGAAGACAAGTTGAAATCTCAAAGTTTGGGATTGAAAAATATTGAAAGTAGAAGTCAGCAAATTGATGCTCAAATTGAATATGAATTACTGAAACCAGGTACAAAAGTTGTTCTAAAATGGAAAGCAAAAGAAATATCAGAATAG
- a CDS encoding response regulator transcription factor: MESKRNIRIAIAEDQSIFRNGLVKLLNDINGFEVVVAVENGLLLIESLRTTQVDLALIDFRMPVMNGIEATKEIREFFPDVKVLLLSMYDDAEFVELAIENGANGYLSKDDEAEEIQMAIRSAVETGYYLSDRTSKMFIAKMVHTGKIQPSFNENSMVLFNSNELTILEMICDEMTTQEISDKLFKSKRTIESARTSMMNKVGARNVVGLVMFAIQNGVLQKNKGE; this comes from the coding sequence ATGGAAAGCAAAAGAAATATCAGAATAGCAATTGCAGAAGATCAATCTATTTTTAGAAATGGATTGGTGAAATTATTGAATGATATCAATGGTTTTGAAGTTGTTGTAGCTGTGGAAAATGGGCTTTTATTAATAGAATCGTTGCGCACGACTCAAGTAGATTTGGCTCTTATTGATTTCAGAATGCCCGTAATGAATGGAATCGAAGCCACAAAAGAAATTAGAGAATTTTTTCCTGATGTGAAAGTCTTGCTTCTTTCCATGTATGATGACGCTGAATTTGTTGAATTAGCGATAGAAAATGGCGCAAATGGATACTTGTCGAAAGATGATGAAGCTGAAGAGATTCAGATGGCAATTCGATCTGCTGTAGAAACGGGGTATTATTTAAGTGATCGGACTTCAAAGATGTTCATAGCAAAAATGGTTCATACGGGGAAAATTCAACCTTCGTTTAACGAGAATTCGATGGTATTATTTAACTCGAACGAATTAACTATTTTAGAAATGATTTGTGATGAAATGACTACTCAGGAAATTTCAGATAAACTATTTAAAAGTAAACGAACCATTGAAAGTGCTAGAACTTCAATGATGAACAAAGTAGGTGCAAGAAATGTCGTTGGATTGGTTATGTTTGCTATTCAAAATGGAGTTCTGCAAAAAAACAAGGGAGAGTGA
- a CDS encoding RidA family protein, which translates to MAEVSRISTNKAPKPVGLYPHARKVGNLLFLSGVGPRVAGSDDIDSAVPGLKLDKNGNFIEFDFEAQCRSVFDNVRIILEESGSSWDQLVDVTVFLVNMKRDFHVYNRIYAEYFKDNLPCRTTVEINSLPTPIAIELKCIATID; encoded by the coding sequence ATGGCAGAAGTTTCACGTATTTCCACAAACAAAGCTCCGAAACCAGTAGGATTATACCCTCATGCACGCAAAGTTGGCAATCTTCTATTTTTATCGGGAGTTGGACCAAGAGTAGCAGGCTCTGATGATATTGATTCAGCGGTTCCAGGTCTGAAATTGGATAAAAACGGGAATTTCATTGAGTTTGATTTCGAAGCACAATGCCGAAGTGTATTTGACAATGTTCGAATTATTTTGGAAGAATCTGGATCAAGCTGGGATCAGTTAGTTGACGTAACCGTTTTCTTGGTAAATATGAAGCGTGATTTTCATGTTTACAACCGTATTTATGCGGAGTATTTCAAAGACAACTTACCTTGTAGAACAACAGTCGAAATCAACTCGCTTCCTACCCCAATTGCCATCGAATTAAAGTGTATTGCAACAATTGACTAA
- a CDS encoding toxin-antitoxin system YwqK family antitoxin, translated as MNKNSFFFPNLNQSLTQFSILTQQLIKTRHALSLFLFIQSFIGFTQTDQVTIKNKQYYVYPHQQEVRVMTEYYLNFADSKEVIKRDDRNEKIVSIEVQPISEKEKKLAPKFPKTSKKNLKQLEALLENYSYFLVTATNSIADDPTPALRNLPDGNYVMFYRDIPYITKRIIRYKNDLVAATFFIKNNQIEGKCEWFNPEGKLVITGNYSNSEKSGAWKEYVFREKYDQNTKYDPNQSIEERIKSAVYDTTITTTTFTNGLKNGSFTVYENSDLLTSGYYTNEQASGAWEYYEFKNKITVGKKGQLIITKTTDKTPIDRYAFRADQKRGKSPMIRHQVVPPNFLDYSRKDSLILHNNSSSSANNYSEYGYEMEFPDFSNFYSLLDKKDTANYELPEESINSYEGEEYELDEEIYYGDYEESMYNEENANYNPNEYYLFANKKRYTYNDLIDSIGYLFIYEGIVEHYYPNGQLQYKFEVKDGMLLKEEPVYWDNGTIANEIVFIPDSNQYVQRFYDYNGVKYLETWHDLRGNVLSAPEINSASVAIINSKKYDRNYGQPTFIYAESNEIKWGQMPERILLIQELFKIDSSLAKEVYFYPSTRTIISMGRNLMGDTVYQQEAIFSEDYLNVNATSTTTFKNITLKSIENGTLDDYWKSSMSDTVPIEKMAYYWEYKYIIDGDKELLVDGKPFTGDLRVNDKTGSFKLKASKESVQLTLPKSDSDLKLYKSALKSYSKSKKRSDLLIGYVSDFGGSSQLSHSVTRLFTQIYGSLQALYEVQPYELDRKEEYPDGEYDIPNPRKKGTPESVISSLQGKYLNGKPEGIWTYKDQFGQVRSTIGYKNGLAHGDNLDYSVANPLPKYMEDELYSQYKDPLSQFTEYPAKKTMYLDSKCTFKNGEMDGPYTTLNWKGDTLMYVSYFNGAKEGIEYKRNKLFYSQSFYRNGYLDGNVQTYFTYPKKDSILIFDLGFKNGALQGESVAYHSNGKLAKKGFFLTGQPIDDYEAYDTLGFKYQYVKFQYSQPIEEKIWEENELSVRYEFDWRDSIPFNFGDITESSSIERLIYQAGYADQGVFQPYYGRPSLVNKSGIDYYITKYYPNDTIARVGAISKGVKVGCWKYFNYEGKKLMEVEYFDTIISINDSIKFKSKGILYYLDKDNNALSKSWIIEKFEKYDCSHTDHNEERMLYCFWEKDTTQHRKNGYVKNYYDNGNLQNEGWVKDGLPTGVWKMYDVNGNLNQVGQYILGKRDGRWLKGDLGSVKNMSEICLNPNLENLEAILSYQEKLLDVSVITYQVGKELKRKYYGINMNNGEAPEGYFEDEMYYGE; from the coding sequence ATGAATAAGAATTCTTTCTTTTTCCCTAATTTGAATCAATCGCTAACCCAATTCAGCATTCTGACTCAACAATTGATAAAGACTCGACATGCATTGAGTCTTTTTTTGTTCATCCAATCCTTTATTGGCTTCACACAAACAGATCAAGTTACGATCAAAAATAAGCAGTATTATGTTTATCCTCACCAACAGGAAGTCCGTGTGATGACAGAATATTATTTGAACTTTGCAGATTCGAAAGAAGTCATTAAACGCGATGATCGCAATGAAAAAATTGTCTCTATTGAGGTTCAACCTATTTCCGAAAAAGAAAAGAAACTCGCTCCAAAATTCCCGAAAACTTCAAAAAAGAACCTCAAACAATTAGAAGCGTTATTAGAGAATTATTCCTACTTCTTGGTAACTGCAACGAATTCAATTGCTGATGACCCTACTCCTGCCCTAAGAAATCTACCTGATGGAAATTACGTGATGTTTTATAGAGATATTCCCTATATCACTAAGCGCATCATACGCTATAAAAACGATCTTGTGGCAGCTACATTTTTCATCAAAAACAACCAAATTGAAGGAAAATGTGAGTGGTTTAATCCAGAAGGAAAACTAGTGATCACAGGAAATTATTCAAACAGTGAAAAATCGGGTGCGTGGAAAGAATACGTATTCCGTGAAAAATACGATCAAAATACCAAATACGATCCCAATCAAAGTATCGAAGAAAGAATAAAAAGTGCCGTTTATGATACTACAATTACAACAACAACTTTTACAAACGGATTGAAAAACGGCTCTTTTACCGTCTATGAAAACTCCGATTTATTGACTTCTGGATACTACACAAATGAGCAAGCATCAGGAGCTTGGGAATATTACGAATTCAAAAACAAGATCACCGTTGGAAAAAAAGGTCAGCTCATTATTACGAAAACAACGGATAAAACGCCCATTGATCGGTATGCCTTTCGTGCAGATCAAAAAAGAGGGAAATCACCCATGATTCGTCATCAAGTGGTTCCACCAAACTTCTTAGATTATAGCCGAAAAGATTCCTTGATTCTTCATAACAACTCTTCTTCTTCAGCCAACAATTACTCCGAGTATGGCTACGAAATGGAGTTTCCCGATTTCAGTAATTTTTACAGCCTTTTAGATAAAAAAGATACTGCAAATTATGAATTACCAGAAGAAAGTATAAACAGTTATGAAGGAGAGGAATATGAACTAGATGAAGAAATTTACTACGGTGATTATGAAGAGTCGATGTACAATGAAGAAAATGCGAATTACAATCCAAATGAATATTACTTATTCGCCAATAAAAAACGGTACACATACAACGATTTAATCGATTCCATTGGGTATTTATTTATCTATGAAGGAATTGTTGAACACTACTACCCCAATGGTCAACTGCAGTACAAATTTGAAGTCAAAGATGGAATGCTTCTAAAAGAAGAACCTGTTTATTGGGACAATGGAACGATTGCCAATGAAATTGTATTCATCCCTGATTCCAACCAATATGTACAGCGCTTTTACGATTACAACGGCGTTAAATACCTCGAAACTTGGCATGACCTGCGAGGAAACGTTTTAAGTGCACCAGAAATAAATAGTGCTTCAGTTGCGATTATCAACTCGAAAAAATATGATCGCAATTACGGACAACCTACTTTCATTTATGCCGAATCCAACGAAATTAAATGGGGTCAAATGCCTGAAAGAATACTGCTCATTCAGGAACTTTTCAAGATTGATTCTTCACTAGCAAAAGAAGTTTACTTCTATCCTTCTACTCGAACAATCATTTCCATGGGGCGGAATTTAATGGGTGATACGGTTTACCAACAAGAAGCAATATTCTCAGAAGACTATTTGAATGTCAATGCAACTTCAACCACTACATTCAAAAATATAACATTGAAATCGATTGAAAATGGCACCCTCGATGATTATTGGAAAAGCAGTATGTCAGATACCGTTCCAATTGAAAAAATGGCCTATTATTGGGAATACAAATATATCATTGATGGTGATAAAGAATTGCTTGTCGACGGAAAACCATTTACAGGAGATCTTCGTGTAAATGACAAAACGGGAAGTTTCAAATTGAAAGCGAGCAAAGAATCCGTTCAACTCACACTTCCAAAAAGCGATTCAGATCTCAAGCTTTATAAATCGGCCTTAAAGAGTTATTCCAAATCAAAAAAACGCTCTGATCTTCTAATTGGCTATGTTTCAGATTTTGGCGGATCGAGCCAATTATCGCATTCGGTTACGCGATTATTTACTCAGATTTATGGGTCACTTCAAGCACTTTACGAAGTTCAACCTTACGAACTAGACCGAAAAGAAGAATATCCTGATGGAGAATACGATATCCCTAACCCGCGTAAAAAAGGGACCCCAGAATCAGTTATCTCCAGTCTGCAAGGAAAATACTTAAATGGAAAACCAGAAGGAATCTGGACGTACAAAGATCAATTTGGACAAGTAAGATCAACCATTGGATACAAAAACGGATTGGCGCACGGAGATAATTTAGACTATTCGGTGGCAAATCCCTTACCAAAATACATGGAAGATGAATTATACAGTCAGTATAAAGATCCTTTGAGTCAATTTACAGAATATCCTGCTAAAAAAACGATGTATCTAGATTCCAAATGCACCTTCAAAAATGGTGAAATGGATGGGCCATACACGACATTGAACTGGAAAGGTGACACCCTAATGTATGTGAGCTACTTCAACGGAGCCAAAGAAGGTATTGAATACAAACGCAATAAATTATTCTATTCTCAATCCTTTTATAGAAACGGATATCTAGATGGAAATGTTCAAACGTACTTCACTTATCCGAAGAAAGATTCCATACTCATCTTCGATTTAGGATTTAAAAACGGAGCGCTTCAAGGAGAATCAGTTGCCTATCATTCGAATGGGAAACTAGCCAAAAAAGGATTTTTCTTAACTGGTCAACCTATTGATGACTACGAAGCTTATGACACACTAGGTTTTAAATACCAATACGTGAAGTTTCAATACAGTCAGCCTATCGAAGAAAAGATTTGGGAAGAAAACGAACTGAGTGTTCGCTATGAATTTGATTGGAGAGATTCCATTCCGTTCAATTTTGGAGATATTACTGAAAGTTCTAGTATCGAAAGACTCATCTATCAAGCTGGCTATGCCGATCAAGGAGTTTTTCAGCCGTATTATGGACGACCGAGTTTGGTGAATAAATCCGGAATCGATTATTACATCACCAAATATTATCCCAACGACACCATTGCCCGAGTTGGTGCAATTTCAAAAGGAGTTAAAGTTGGCTGTTGGAAATACTTCAACTACGAAGGCAAAAAGTTGATGGAAGTAGAATATTTCGACACCATCATTTCGATTAATGATAGCATTAAATTCAAATCTAAAGGAATTCTTTACTATTTAGACAAAGACAACAACGCTTTGAGTAAAAGTTGGATTATCGAGAAGTTTGAGAAATACGATTGTTCGCATACAGATCACAACGAAGAGCGCATGTTATATTGTTTTTGGGAAAAAGACACAACACAACACCGCAAAAACGGATATGTGAAAAACTATTACGACAATGGAAATCTTCAAAACGAAGGCTGGGTAAAAGATGGACTTCCTACTGGCGTTTGGAAAATGTATGATGTGAACGGAAACTTAAATCAGGTTGGGCAATACATTCTTGGAAAACGAGATGGCAGATGGTTAAAGGGCGATTTAGGAAGTGTAAAAAACATGAGCGAAATATGCTTGAATCCGAATTTGGAAAACTTAGAAGCCATTTTAAGCTATCAGGAAAAACTTTTGGATGTGAGCGTCATTACTTACCAAGTTGGAAAAGAGTTGAAACGCAAATACTACGGAATCAACATGAACAATGGAGAAGCTCCAGAAGGTTACTTTGAAGATGAAATGTATTATGGAGAGTGA
- a CDS encoding DUF4349 domain-containing protein, which yields MKRIIYLNSIICLFLLSCNNDDAKVIGEKHQDFKQEIQTTQFVEPQVEMASFDASFEDEYRENISEGSITYNVQANSASYTTADIEETNAVSVKNAQKKVQTKKKIIKNGSMRIKSKRFNESKKDFDKIIKSLNGYYENEELDKNEERIQYDLIIRLPSKNFEQLVQGIESGKDEILFKKINSNDVTEEFLDIETRLENKRKYLKRYNELLNKAKNVNEILSIEENIRQLMEEIESKEGRLKYLSDQVDLSTLHVILFKEYAVKEVQITKDPFSSRAGNSLASGWDSIINFLLWTVSKWPIILLIAVIAWFARRHWKKRKDASK from the coding sequence ATGAAACGAATAATCTACCTAAACAGCATCATTTGTTTATTTCTTCTAAGCTGTAACAACGATGATGCAAAAGTGATTGGAGAAAAGCACCAGGATTTCAAACAAGAAATCCAAACAACGCAATTCGTAGAACCACAAGTCGAAATGGCTTCATTTGACGCAAGTTTTGAAGATGAATACCGCGAGAATATTTCAGAAGGAAGTATAACTTATAACGTTCAAGCAAATTCTGCAAGTTATACCACAGCTGATATAGAAGAAACCAATGCTGTTTCCGTAAAAAATGCACAGAAAAAGGTTCAAACGAAGAAAAAAATTATCAAAAATGGAAGTATGCGTATTAAATCCAAGCGATTTAATGAAAGCAAAAAAGACTTTGATAAAATCATCAAATCCTTAAATGGATATTACGAAAACGAAGAATTAGATAAGAACGAAGAGCGCATTCAATACGATTTAATCATTCGTCTACCTTCCAAAAATTTCGAACAATTGGTGCAAGGAATAGAAAGTGGAAAAGATGAAATTCTGTTCAAGAAAATAAACTCAAACGACGTTACAGAAGAATTTCTAGACATAGAAACAAGACTTGAGAACAAGCGCAAGTATCTAAAACGATACAACGAACTTTTGAACAAAGCAAAAAACGTCAATGAAATTCTAAGTATTGAAGAAAACATTCGTCAATTGATGGAGGAAATTGAAAGCAAAGAAGGGCGTTTGAAATACCTCAGCGACCAAGTTGATTTGAGCACGCTTCACGTCATTTTGTTCAAAGAATATGCAGTAAAAGAAGTCCAAATAACAAAAGATCCATTCTCTTCTCGCGCTGGAAATTCTTTGGCATCGGGTTGGGATTCTATCATCAACTTTCTATTGTGGACCGTTTCAAAATGGCCAATAATTTTACTCATCGCTGTTATAGCTTGGTTTGCAAGAAGACACTGGAAGAAACGAAAAGATGCGAGTAAGTAG
- a CDS encoding YgiQ family radical SAM protein, which translates to MDMERPITDWLPLTKKEVEKRGWDELDVILISGDAYVDHPAFGTAVIGRIIESEGFKIGVIAQPNWRDDLRDFKKLGKPKYFFGVTAGCMDSMVNHYTAGKRLRSTDAYTPGGVSGFRPDYATTVYSKILKEIYPDVPVLIGGIEASLRRVTHYDYWKNELMPSILVDSEADLLVYGMGEQPLRDVLRLLKKGVPFSSLTTVNQVAFIQDGDKDLPKNKQWETVELSSHEVCQKDKLAYAANFKVVEVESNKLKANRITQKIGSKTLVINPPYRTMTEQEMDQSFDMPYTRMPHPKYKKRGAIPAYEMIKFSINMHRGCFGGCSFCTISAHQGKFISSRSEKSILNEIDEVVKLPEFKGYLSDIGGPSANMYRMKGKDEAICERCSSPSCIHPVICNNLDTSHKAMTDLYRKIDAHPKIKKAFVGSGIRYDLLVDDFNKNNDDGNHDEYIEQLITRHVSGRLKVAPEHTSDATLRVMRKPSFKYFHKFKEKYDRISEKNNINQPLIPYFISSHPGCEEADMANLAAETKDMGFQLEQVQDFTPTPMTVSEVIYYTGVHPYTLKPIYTAKGADEKKNQNRFFFWYKRENRDWIKDRLTKAKRPELISQLLGDQQGSSMSSGNKNSGKNSNSGGNVPNWLSERRKKK; encoded by the coding sequence ATGGATATGGAAAGGCCTATAACGGACTGGTTGCCACTTACAAAGAAAGAGGTTGAAAAAAGAGGTTGGGATGAATTAGATGTCATTCTAATTTCTGGCGATGCTTATGTGGATCACCCAGCTTTTGGTACAGCAGTTATTGGACGGATCATTGAAAGTGAGGGTTTTAAGATTGGAGTAATCGCACAACCAAATTGGCGAGATGATTTACGCGATTTTAAAAAATTGGGGAAACCGAAATATTTCTTTGGAGTAACAGCGGGATGCATGGATTCCATGGTCAATCACTATACAGCTGGAAAGCGCTTGCGTTCAACGGATGCTTATACTCCAGGTGGGGTTTCTGGTTTTAGACCCGATTATGCAACGACTGTTTATTCCAAAATTCTGAAAGAAATTTATCCAGATGTACCTGTTTTAATTGGTGGCATTGAGGCTTCGCTTCGACGAGTAACTCACTATGATTACTGGAAAAACGAATTAATGCCCTCCATTTTGGTAGATTCAGAAGCTGATTTGTTGGTTTATGGAATGGGAGAGCAACCCTTGCGAGATGTTCTTCGCTTGTTGAAAAAAGGAGTTCCTTTTAGTTCCTTGACAACTGTGAATCAAGTGGCATTTATTCAGGATGGTGATAAGGATTTGCCTAAGAATAAGCAATGGGAGACCGTTGAATTATCGAGTCACGAAGTGTGTCAAAAAGACAAATTGGCGTATGCAGCTAATTTCAAAGTGGTAGAGGTTGAATCCAATAAATTAAAGGCAAATCGGATTACGCAAAAAATTGGTTCGAAAACCTTGGTTATCAATCCGCCTTATCGCACAATGACGGAACAGGAGATGGACCAGTCGTTTGATATGCCTTATACGCGCATGCCTCATCCGAAATATAAGAAACGTGGAGCCATTCCAGCTTACGAAATGATTAAGTTTTCCATCAATATGCACCGTGGATGTTTTGGAGGATGCAGTTTTTGTACGATTTCTGCCCACCAAGGAAAATTTATTTCTTCTCGTTCCGAAAAAAGTATTTTGAATGAAATTGATGAGGTTGTGAAATTGCCAGAATTCAAAGGATATTTATCAGATATTGGTGGGCCTTCAGCGAATATGTACCGCATGAAAGGCAAGGATGAAGCGATTTGCGAGCGTTGTTCAAGTCCTAGTTGTATTCACCCTGTGATTTGCAATAACTTGGATACTTCGCACAAAGCCATGACGGATTTATACCGTAAAATTGATGCACATCCAAAGATTAAAAAGGCTTTTGTTGGCTCTGGAATTCGCTATGATTTGTTGGTAGATGATTTCAATAAGAATAACGATGATGGAAATCACGATGAATACATTGAACAACTAATTACCCGACATGTAAGTGGACGATTGAAAGTGGCTCCAGAGCATACTTCCGATGCGACATTGCGCGTCATGCGAAAACCGTCCTTTAAATACTTTCACAAGTTCAAAGAAAAGTACGATCGTATTTCAGAAAAGAATAATATCAATCAACCCTTGATTCCTTATTTCATTTCTTCGCATCCTGGTTGTGAAGAAGCTGATATGGCAAATTTGGCAGCTGAGACGAAAGACATGGGTTTCCAATTGGAGCAAGTTCAAGATTTTACTCCAACACCTATGACCGTTTCTGAAGTAATTTATTACACAGGTGTTCATCCCTATACTTTGAAGCCAATTTATACGGCTAAAGGAGCTGACGAAAAGAAAAATCAAAATCGCTTCTTTTTTTGGTACAAGCGTGAAAATAGAGATTGGATAAAGGATCGTTTGACGAAGGCTAAAAGACCAGAGTTAATCTCCCAGTTACTAGGAGATCAACAGGGGTCATCTATGAGTAGTGGTAATAAAAATAGTGGTAAAAATTCCAACTCAGGCGGTAACGTGCCAAATTGGCTTAGTGAGCGGAGGAAAAAAAAGTAA
- a CDS encoding DUF3606 domain-containing protein, translating into MFNELINKPRVDIHNKTNISFWSSELKCSEKELLYCISKVGSSISAIESYLHMNKSLLQVWSTREFKY; encoded by the coding sequence ATGTTTAATGAACTAATAAATAAGCCAAGAGTTGATATTCACAATAAAACGAATATTAGTTTTTGGAGTAGTGAATTAAAATGTTCAGAAAAAGAGTTACTCTATTGTATTTCTAAGGTTGGATCCTCAATAAGTGCAATTGAAAGTTACTTACACATGAACAAATCACTTCTTCAAGTTTGGTCAACGAGAGAATTTAAATATTAA
- a CDS encoding class I SAM-dependent methyltransferase, which produces MKTFANFPENYELIDAGGGRKLERWGTVTTIRPEHQAYFGAALSKKEWTDLADWEFIPKTEGSLQGVWKKLKAQAAEEWIFSSNQLIFNLRITTNKHVGLFPEQQINWEFLSAHLDSSKRFLNAFAYTGAASLFGRRTGAEVIHCDSVKPMLDWGRQNQLSSQLDGIKWVHEDALKFIQREVKRGNKYDVVQLDPPAWGLGTKGEKWKLEDLLGTLLSEAFQLLSKSGVLILNTYSPKIDLKTIHHIIQESGISTNKAENSELWLKTNSGKELYYGILTRIYNH; this is translated from the coding sequence ATGAAAACATTTGCCAATTTTCCTGAAAATTATGAGCTCATTGATGCTGGTGGTGGAAGAAAACTGGAACGCTGGGGAACAGTAACTACCATTCGCCCAGAGCATCAAGCATATTTTGGCGCAGCATTATCTAAAAAAGAGTGGACAGATTTAGCTGATTGGGAATTTATTCCGAAAACAGAAGGTTCACTACAAGGAGTTTGGAAAAAATTAAAGGCTCAAGCAGCTGAAGAATGGATTTTCTCAAGCAATCAGCTTATTTTCAACTTGCGAATCACAACGAATAAACATGTTGGGTTGTTTCCTGAGCAACAGATTAATTGGGAATTCCTTTCCGCCCATTTAGATTCCTCCAAACGTTTTTTAAATGCTTTTGCATATACTGGAGCAGCATCCCTTTTTGGAAGAAGAACGGGAGCAGAAGTCATTCATTGCGACAGCGTAAAACCGATGCTCGATTGGGGAAGACAAAATCAATTATCCTCTCAATTAGACGGAATCAAATGGGTGCACGAAGACGCCTTGAAATTCATTCAGCGAGAAGTTAAAAGAGGAAATAAATACGATGTTGTGCAGTTAGATCCACCAGCTTGGGGACTTGGTACAAAAGGCGAGAAATGGAAATTAGAAGACTTATTAGGAACTTTACTTTCAGAGGCATTTCAACTACTTTCCAAATCAGGAGTTTTGATTTTAAATACCTACTCTCCAAAAATAGATCTCAAAACGATTCATCACATCATTCAAGAATCGGGAATATCTACAAATAAGGCTGAAAATTCTGAATTATGGCTTAAAACGAATAGTGGAAAAGAGCTTTACTATGGAATTTTGACACGGATTTACAACCACTAA